In a single window of the Anaerohalosphaeraceae bacterium genome:
- a CDS encoding V-type ATP synthase subunit D: MQQNINATRMEMLRLRRRVALAVRGHRLLSQKRDEISRQLVLISRSLKELRQKVERELLETSRRFVMARSTMEPEHVRAALEIPTKKFSLAVQFAGIMSVKVPELTKQIEGDIVCYGFATTSGEMDVALRALERAFDTLIELAGKEKQAQLLAIELQSTRRRVNVLEHVVIPELQATIRFISNKLGEVERDNISRLMIIADMIRGE, from the coding sequence ATGCAGCAGAATATCAATGCAACCCGAATGGAAATGCTGCGGCTCCGCAGGCGCGTCGCCCTGGCCGTGCGGGGACATCGTCTGCTCAGCCAGAAGCGGGATGAAATCAGCCGACAGCTGGTGCTGATTTCCCGCTCGCTCAAGGAGCTTCGGCAGAAGGTCGAACGGGAACTGCTGGAAACAAGCCGGCGGTTTGTGATGGCCCGTTCCACGATGGAGCCGGAACACGTCCGGGCGGCTCTGGAAATTCCCACGAAAAAGTTTTCTTTGGCTGTGCAGTTTGCCGGCATCATGAGCGTAAAGGTGCCGGAACTGACCAAACAGATTGAAGGAGATATTGTCTGCTACGGATTTGCCACAACCAGCGGCGAAATGGACGTCGCACTGCGGGCTCTGGAGCGGGCCTTTGATACCCTGATTGAGCTGGCGGGCAAAGAAAAACAGGCTCAACTGCTGGCGATCGAACTGCAGAGCACCCGGCGGCGCGTGAATGTTCTGGAGCACGTGGTTATTCCGGAACTTCAGGCGACGATTCGGTTCATTTCCAACAAACTCGGCGAGGTGGAGCGGGATAACATCAGCCGGCTGATGATTATTGCCGATATGATTCGCGGAGAATAA
- a CDS encoding V-type ATP synthase subunit B, with translation MLKEYRTVQEIAGPLMLVEGVERAKYGEIVDIEMGDGTIRHGQILQVEKDKVLVQVFEGTEGIDVRDTTVRFLGKPMELAVSPDILGRVFSGTGQPKDGGPAIIPKKRLNINGNPINPYARDYPNEFIQTGISTIDGLNPLVRGQKLPIFSGSGLPHDEITAQLARQSTVLGKGENFAVVFAAMGITFEAAQFFINDLTETGAIERAVLFINLANDPAIERIATPRVALTAAEYLAFEEDMHVLVILNDMTNYCEALREISAARKEVPGRRGYPGYLYTDLATIYERAGRIKGKKGSITMVPVLTMPEDDKTHPVPDLTGYITEGQIIMSRSLHRRGIAPPVDVLPSLSRLKDKGIGPNKTREDHADLYNQLYAAYARGKEAQELATILGEAALSAEDQKYMKFANEFEARYISQGYYENRTVFQTLDLGWELLSMFENAELKRIDVKLIEKYMPKFRAKQEQKTVELKKP, from the coding sequence ATGTTAAAAGAATACAGAACCGTTCAGGAAATCGCCGGACCGCTGATGCTGGTGGAGGGCGTGGAGCGGGCCAAATACGGTGAAATCGTGGATATCGAGATGGGCGACGGCACCATCCGGCACGGTCAAATCCTGCAGGTGGAAAAAGACAAGGTGCTGGTACAGGTGTTTGAAGGAACCGAAGGCATCGACGTGCGGGATACGACGGTGCGGTTTCTGGGCAAGCCGATGGAGCTGGCGGTCTCGCCGGACATCCTCGGGCGTGTGTTCAGCGGGACGGGACAGCCCAAGGACGGCGGACCGGCCATTATTCCCAAAAAGCGGCTGAACATCAACGGCAACCCCATCAATCCGTATGCCCGCGACTATCCGAATGAGTTTATTCAGACGGGCATCAGCACGATTGACGGGCTGAACCCGCTGGTGCGCGGGCAGAAACTGCCGATTTTCTCCGGTTCGGGTCTGCCGCACGATGAAATCACGGCTCAGCTGGCGCGGCAGTCGACCGTGCTGGGCAAAGGGGAAAACTTTGCGGTGGTGTTTGCGGCGATGGGCATTACCTTCGAGGCGGCCCAGTTCTTCATCAATGACCTGACGGAGACGGGAGCCATCGAGCGGGCGGTGCTGTTTATCAATCTGGCCAATGACCCGGCGATTGAGCGGATTGCCACACCGCGTGTGGCCCTGACGGCGGCGGAATACCTGGCGTTTGAAGAGGATATGCACGTGCTGGTCATCCTGAACGATATGACCAACTACTGCGAGGCGCTGCGGGAAATCAGCGCCGCCCGCAAGGAAGTGCCCGGTCGGCGCGGCTATCCGGGCTATCTGTACACAGACCTGGCCACCATCTATGAGCGGGCGGGCCGAATCAAGGGCAAAAAGGGCTCGATTACAATGGTGCCGGTGCTGACAATGCCGGAAGATGACAAAACGCACCCGGTGCCCGACCTGACGGGGTACATTACGGAAGGGCAGATTATTATGAGCCGCTCGCTTCACCGGCGAGGCATCGCTCCGCCGGTGGACGTGCTGCCCAGTCTGTCGCGTCTGAAAGACAAGGGCATTGGTCCCAACAAAACCCGCGAAGACCATGCCGACCTGTACAACCAGCTGTATGCGGCTTATGCCCGCGGCAAGGAAGCCCAGGAATTGGCGACGATTCTGGGTGAGGCGGCCCTGTCGGCGGAAGACCAGAAATATATGAAGTTTGCCAACGAATTTGAGGCCCGCTACATTTCTCAGGGCTATTATGAAAACCGGACGGTCTTCCAGACTTTGGACCTCGGCTGGGAGCTGCTGAGTATGTTTGAGAATGCAGAACTGAAGCGAATTGACGTCAAGCTGATTGAAAAATATATGCCGAAGTTCCGCGCCAAACAGGAGCAGAAAACCGTGGAACTGAAGAAGCCATAA
- a CDS encoding V-type ATP synthase subunit A, with protein sequence MTEQKIGRIIKVAGPVVVAEGMTGAHMYDVVRVGEENLIGEIVELHGDRASIQVYEDTVGIGPGEKVVNTGAPLSVELGPGLISNIYDGIQRPLSALVEAQGSFIKRGSDIPGLPRDKKWHFRPTIQNGTEVEPGDILGEVQESTLVRHKIMVPPGVRGRLEGLSEGEFTVTEQIGVVKTKQGERVLTLMQKWPVRRPRPVQQRLNPNKILLTGQRVIDAFFPIAKGGTACVPGPFGTGKTVVQHQLAKWVDADIVVYIGCGERGNEMTDVLMEFPELTDPHSGEPLMKRVVLLANTSDMPVAAREASVYTGITIAEYFRDMGLSVALMADSTSRWAEAMREISTRLEEMPAEEGYPAYLGARIASFYERAGRVICSGSPQREGALSIIGAVSPPGGDLSDSVVQATLHVVKVFWSLLARLAQQRHFPAIDWLTSYSFYKQYLAETFEDKDKGREFVQMTKEAMALLEQEAQLVEIVRLVGAEAISAADRMALETAKSIREDFLHQNAFHKVDTYTPIDKQYDMLSLILHFHRQGLAAIERGVETAELFALPVREDIARAKYIDYAEADKIRAIRDKIDAQIKELYSATAAK encoded by the coding sequence ATGACGGAACAAAAAATCGGAAGAATCATCAAAGTAGCCGGCCCGGTGGTGGTGGCCGAAGGAATGACCGGCGCTCATATGTACGATGTCGTTCGCGTCGGCGAAGAAAACCTCATCGGGGAAATCGTGGAACTGCACGGCGACAGGGCCAGCATTCAGGTCTACGAGGACACCGTCGGCATCGGCCCGGGAGAGAAGGTGGTCAATACTGGTGCCCCGCTGAGTGTGGAACTGGGACCGGGGCTGATTTCGAACATTTATGACGGCATCCAGCGTCCGCTGAGTGCTCTGGTGGAAGCGCAGGGCAGCTTCATCAAGCGCGGCAGCGATATTCCGGGGCTTCCGCGGGACAAAAAGTGGCACTTCCGGCCGACCATTCAGAACGGCACCGAGGTCGAACCCGGGGATATTCTGGGCGAGGTGCAGGAATCCACGCTGGTTCGGCACAAGATTATGGTGCCGCCCGGTGTGCGGGGACGGCTGGAGGGTCTGTCGGAGGGTGAGTTTACCGTTACAGAACAAATCGGCGTGGTTAAGACCAAACAGGGCGAACGGGTCCTGACGCTGATGCAGAAATGGCCCGTTCGGCGGCCCCGTCCGGTTCAGCAGCGGCTGAATCCCAACAAAATCCTGCTGACCGGCCAGCGCGTCATTGACGCATTTTTCCCGATTGCCAAGGGCGGAACGGCCTGCGTGCCCGGCCCCTTCGGCACCGGCAAAACAGTTGTGCAGCACCAGCTGGCCAAGTGGGTGGATGCGGATATCGTGGTGTATATCGGATGCGGCGAACGCGGCAACGAAATGACCGACGTGCTGATGGAGTTTCCGGAACTGACGGACCCGCACAGCGGCGAGCCGCTGATGAAGCGGGTTGTGCTGCTGGCCAACACGTCGGATATGCCTGTGGCGGCCCGCGAGGCGTCGGTTTACACCGGCATCACGATTGCCGAATACTTCCGCGATATGGGGCTGTCAGTGGCGCTGATGGCCGACAGCACCAGCCGATGGGCGGAGGCGATGCGGGAAATCTCCACGCGGCTGGAGGAAATGCCCGCGGAAGAAGGGTATCCGGCCTATCTGGGGGCGAGAATCGCCTCCTTCTATGAGCGGGCCGGCCGGGTCATCTGCTCCGGAAGCCCGCAGCGGGAAGGGGCCCTGTCCATCATCGGGGCGGTCAGTCCGCCCGGCGGCGACCTGTCTGATTCCGTGGTGCAGGCCACCCTGCACGTCGTGAAGGTCTTCTGGTCTCTGCTGGCCCGTCTGGCCCAGCAGCGGCACTTCCCCGCGATTGACTGGCTGACCAGTTATTCCTTCTACAAGCAGTACCTGGCGGAGACCTTTGAGGACAAAGACAAGGGACGCGAGTTTGTTCAGATGACCAAAGAGGCGATGGCCCTGCTGGAACAGGAAGCCCAGCTGGTGGAAATCGTGCGTCTGGTCGGTGCGGAGGCCATCAGTGCCGCCGACCGAATGGCCCTCGAAACCGCCAAGAGCATCCGCGAGGACTTCCTGCACCAGAACGCCTTCCACAAGGTGGATACCTACACGCCGATTGACAAGCAGTATGATATGCTCAGTCTGATTCTGCATTTTCATCGGCAGGGGCTGGCTGCGATTGAACGCGGCGTGGAGACGGCGGAGCTGTTTGCCCTGCCGGTGCGGGAGGACATCGCCCGGGCCAAATACATTGATTATGCCGAGGCGGACAAAATTCGGGCGATTCGGGACAAAATCGACGCCCAAATCAAAGAGCTTTATTCTGCGACGGCAGCTAAATAA
- a CDS encoding V-type ATP synthase subunit F, whose protein sequence is MEGKAAVLGTADFVMPFSALGLDTFAVEPKTEAVQETAKAILRQQYTLVVVAENVARQAQPVFDAVMRKAVPCVVVVPFTAEPTGVATESLGRLIKLAAEINILKN, encoded by the coding sequence ATGGAAGGCAAAGCAGCCGTATTGGGAACAGCGGATTTTGTGATGCCGTTTTCGGCGCTGGGGCTGGATACCTTCGCCGTAGAGCCGAAAACGGAAGCGGTGCAGGAAACGGCCAAAGCCATCCTGCGGCAGCAGTACACACTGGTCGTGGTGGCGGAAAACGTCGCTCGCCAGGCCCAGCCGGTTTTTGATGCGGTGATGCGGAAGGCCGTCCCCTGTGTGGTGGTGGTGCCGTTTACCGCTGAACCGACCGGCGTTGCTACCGAATCGCTCGGACGGCTGATTAAACTGGCCGCCGAAATCAATATTCTGAAAAATTAA
- a CDS encoding V-type ATPase subunit, producing MNSEPSTIDFVRYPPVGAEDWRYAFATAKVRVLETMMLGRAMLSELAHADSFEAAAEMLGGTEYAVPPQASAEEIEEMLLSRRRQVRQLFVQLAEDPGLVQMFQAREDFANMRLAVRRVVTDRPLGTDYSPEGAVPAEEFEEIFQQENYERFPEYLQEAVEAAVLAYYDNKDIRQIDYAIDRVEAAWRVRHSQAIGSVFCLSLSRIRIDLYNIRTLLRLKAAERQERFHFLPDGFIETARFVQGLEHNYDALVPLFYATPYLELVEEGTRYLREKGSFLALERGCEDYLMEFLKTTRYLAAGPQPIAAYLLMKEAEIRTVRMLLMGRKNGLSAELLLDRLGTWMD from the coding sequence ATGAACAGTGAACCGAGCACAATCGATTTTGTACGGTATCCCCCGGTGGGGGCGGAGGACTGGCGGTACGCCTTTGCAACGGCCAAGGTGCGCGTGCTCGAGACGATGATGCTGGGCCGGGCGATGCTGTCGGAGCTGGCCCACGCGGACAGTTTTGAAGCGGCGGCGGAGATGCTCGGCGGAACGGAATATGCCGTCCCCCCTCAGGCCTCCGCAGAGGAAATTGAGGAAATGCTGCTGTCCCGCCGACGGCAGGTGCGCCAGCTGTTTGTGCAGCTGGCGGAGGACCCGGGGCTTGTGCAGATGTTTCAGGCCCGCGAGGATTTTGCCAATATGCGGCTGGCCGTGCGGCGCGTCGTTACGGACAGACCCCTGGGGACGGACTACAGCCCGGAGGGGGCCGTGCCGGCGGAGGAGTTTGAAGAAATTTTTCAACAGGAAAATTATGAGCGGTTTCCGGAGTACCTGCAGGAGGCCGTAGAGGCCGCTGTGCTGGCTTATTACGACAACAAGGATATTCGGCAGATTGATTATGCCATCGACCGGGTGGAGGCCGCCTGGCGGGTTCGGCACAGTCAGGCCATCGGCAGCGTCTTCTGTCTGTCGCTGTCGCGGATTCGAATCGACCTGTACAACATCCGGACGCTGCTGCGTCTGAAAGCCGCTGAACGCCAGGAGCGGTTTCATTTTCTGCCGGACGGATTCATCGAAACGGCCCGTTTTGTTCAGGGACTGGAACACAACTACGATGCACTCGTGCCGCTGTTTTACGCCACCCCCTATCTGGAACTGGTAGAGGAAGGAACACGGTATTTGCGGGAAAAGGGCTCGTTTCTGGCCCTCGAGCGGGGCTGTGAAGATTATCTGATGGAATTTCTGAAAACGACCCGGTACCTGGCGGCGGGACCTCAGCCGATCGCCGCTTATCTCCTGATGAAAGAAGCGGAGATTCGGACGGTCCGAATGCTGCTGATGGGCAGGAAAAACGGCCTGTCCGCTGAACTGCTGCTGGACCGGCTGGGGACGTGGATGGACTAA
- a CDS encoding V-type ATP synthase subunit E family protein, translating to MKAEQVVEKILSEGRQEAQRILSEAQAKVRQRRSALEEELKAFEQETEQLARQAAEDKRSRMLAAARMDLRKKILAAKADLLREVFETACRRINTMADGPYLELMGRLLMQAVVTGDEEVLVGKNETRINPEFLKQINKRLGPGYKGNLRPAAEKADIDGGFILRRGKVQVNCSTEVLLEQIRQQTEMELAAKLFAD from the coding sequence ATGAAAGCAGAACAGGTCGTTGAAAAGATTTTATCGGAAGGCCGTCAGGAGGCCCAGCGGATTCTGTCGGAGGCGCAGGCAAAGGTCCGGCAGAGGCGCAGCGCTCTCGAGGAGGAACTGAAGGCCTTCGAGCAGGAAACGGAACAGCTGGCCCGTCAGGCCGCCGAGGACAAACGCTCCCGGATGCTGGCGGCGGCGCGAATGGACCTTCGGAAAAAGATTCTGGCCGCCAAAGCGGACCTGCTGCGGGAGGTATTCGAGACAGCCTGCCGGCGGATTAACACAATGGCGGACGGCCCCTATCTGGAATTGATGGGCCGACTGCTGATGCAGGCGGTTGTCACCGGTGATGAAGAAGTCCTCGTCGGCAAAAACGAAACCCGAATCAATCCGGAGTTTCTCAAACAGATTAACAAACGCCTCGGCCCGGGCTACAAGGGCAACCTGAGGCCGGCGGCGGAAAAAGCGGACATTGACGGCGGCTTCATTCTTCGCCGCGGCAAGGTGCAGGTGAACTGCTCAACGGAGGTGCTGCTGGAGCAGATTCGCCAGCAGACGGAAATGGAACTGGCGGCCAAACTGTTTGCTGACTGA
- a CDS encoding V-type ATP synthase subunit K produces MAMMGLTFALVGAALAVFLSGIGSAIGLGAASKAATGVLSEKPERYGTLMLLVLLPSTQGLYGFIVGLMVVMKIGLIAGPVATVTWAQGLELLAACLPVAVAGWISGIHQGRTGAAGILMAAKRPELAFKAGVIYAAMIELYAILGFLISFLVVRAIQVG; encoded by the coding sequence ATGGCGATGATGGGTTTAACATTTGCATTGGTAGGAGCTGCATTGGCTGTTTTTCTGTCCGGAATCGGCTCGGCCATCGGCCTGGGGGCCGCCAGCAAAGCCGCAACCGGAGTTCTCAGCGAAAAACCGGAACGGTACGGCACGCTGATGCTGCTGGTTCTGCTGCCCAGTACGCAGGGACTTTACGGCTTCATCGTCGGCCTGATGGTTGTGATGAAAATCGGGCTGATTGCCGGTCCCGTTGCCACCGTCACATGGGCTCAGGGGCTTGAGCTTCTCGCAGCCTGTCTGCCGGTAGCCGTCGCCGGTTGGATCAGCGGCATCCATCAGGGCCGCACGGGAGCCGCCGGCATTCTGATGGCGGCCAAACGTCCCGAACTGGCGTTCAAAGCCGGCGTCATTTACGCCGCAATGATTGAGTTGTACGCCATTCTGGGCTTTCTGATTTCCTTTTTGGTCGTGAGAGCCATCCAGGTCGGCTGA
- a CDS encoding V-type ATP synthase subunit I — protein sequence MAIAPMEKILIIAHRSQAAQLLEALQEAGLVHLLDAAQAMVSKEWPELQTEFRRPKDLEELVSRLEKAIAFLEAHAQEPSGRSLFSPRVEIDASAFSAILSGQEAMDLLDRTEQTQKRLEGLQAELEQTTEQLQRLLPWRNLTCRLEDLASFSSVQVFVGMIPAQNVPAVQQALEDLLCTVELVGEAENRKACLIFAPAAQTAEVQKILRGAEFEAVHLEGLKGTPADLIEQCRRRLQGIDEQIAQVSREAASLSGRQLELKVLYDYYRNLLERKTALAGAPATEQTLFLEGWTKRKDYPRVQEIVRRFEACDVTVLIPTEGEEPPVEIENVPVVRPFETITRLYGMPAPTSVDPTVFLAPFFAVFFGLCMADAGYGLILTALLAWVLRKVRANKGIFWMLLICSITTTLAGLIMGSWFGDAVTSLLPEGSALRSGLDAVRTQLMLFDPMANPMFFFILSLALGYFQIQCGLFIAFFANLLKKDWAAALCDQLVWIVHLNSLLCIGLVSADKLPKEFKTPCIILVCLTSAVIVLFTVRSGGWAGRLGLGVYQLFSTVFFIGDILSYARLLALCLVGAGCGMAINILVKLVLGVPYVGWLLGAVLFVGGHLFNIALSVLGAFVHSLRLQFVEFFPKFFTGGGKDFVPLQKKFQYVEIRK from the coding sequence ATGGCCATTGCGCCGATGGAAAAGATTCTGATCATCGCCCACCGCAGCCAGGCGGCCCAGCTCCTGGAGGCCCTTCAGGAAGCGGGGCTGGTGCATCTGCTGGATGCGGCACAGGCGATGGTCAGCAAGGAATGGCCGGAACTTCAGACGGAATTCCGCCGTCCCAAAGACCTCGAAGAACTGGTCAGTCGGCTGGAAAAGGCCATCGCTTTTCTGGAAGCCCACGCACAGGAGCCCTCGGGAAGGAGTCTGTTTTCTCCGCGTGTGGAGATTGACGCTTCCGCATTTTCGGCCATTCTGAGCGGTCAGGAGGCAATGGACCTGCTGGACCGGACGGAGCAGACCCAGAAGCGGCTGGAAGGCCTTCAGGCGGAGCTGGAACAGACGACGGAGCAGCTTCAGCGTCTTTTGCCGTGGCGGAATCTGACGTGCCGCCTGGAGGATTTGGCCTCCTTTTCCTCGGTTCAGGTGTTTGTCGGGATGATTCCCGCGCAGAATGTTCCGGCGGTTCAGCAGGCCCTCGAAGACCTGTTGTGCACGGTGGAGCTTGTCGGAGAAGCGGAAAACCGGAAGGCATGCCTGATTTTTGCGCCGGCCGCTCAGACGGCAGAAGTGCAGAAAATCCTCCGCGGTGCTGAATTTGAGGCCGTTCATCTGGAAGGACTCAAAGGGACGCCGGCGGACCTGATTGAACAGTGCCGCCGCCGTCTGCAGGGAATTGACGAACAAATCGCTCAGGTCAGCCGGGAGGCCGCCTCTTTATCCGGACGGCAGCTGGAACTGAAAGTGCTCTATGACTACTACAGGAACCTGCTGGAGCGCAAGACCGCCCTGGCCGGCGCTCCGGCAACGGAGCAGACGCTGTTTCTGGAGGGCTGGACCAAGCGGAAGGACTATCCTCGCGTGCAGGAAATCGTCCGGCGGTTTGAGGCGTGCGATGTGACGGTTCTGATCCCGACAGAAGGCGAAGAGCCGCCGGTGGAGATTGAGAATGTGCCGGTGGTTCGTCCCTTTGAAACCATCACGCGTCTGTACGGAATGCCGGCCCCGACTTCGGTGGACCCGACCGTGTTTCTGGCCCCGTTTTTTGCCGTCTTTTTCGGGCTGTGCATGGCGGATGCGGGGTATGGGCTGATTCTGACCGCCCTGCTGGCCTGGGTGCTTCGAAAAGTCCGGGCTAACAAAGGCATCTTTTGGATGCTTCTGATCTGCTCCATCACCACAACGCTGGCCGGCCTGATTATGGGCAGCTGGTTCGGGGATGCCGTGACCTCCCTCCTGCCGGAAGGGTCCGCCCTGCGGAGCGGGCTGGATGCCGTGCGGACCCAATTAATGCTGTTTGACCCGATGGCCAACCCGATGTTCTTTTTCATCCTTTCACTGGCCCTCGGCTATTTTCAAATTCAGTGCGGGCTGTTCATCGCCTTTTTCGCCAACCTGCTCAAAAAAGACTGGGCCGCCGCCCTTTGCGACCAGCTGGTCTGGATTGTTCACCTGAACAGTCTGCTGTGCATCGGCCTGGTCTCCGCAGATAAGCTGCCGAAAGAATTCAAAACACCGTGCATCATTCTCGTGTGCCTCACCTCCGCCGTGATTGTTTTGTTTACGGTACGAAGCGGCGGCTGGGCGGGCCGGCTGGGGCTGGGCGTCTATCAGCTTTTCAGCACCGTTTTCTTCATCGGAGATATTCTCAGCTACGCCCGTCTGCTGGCCCTTTGTCTGGTGGGAGCCGGCTGCGGGATGGCAATCAATATTCTGGTCAAACTGGTCTTGGGCGTCCCATATGTCGGATGGCTGCTGGGAGCAGTGCTGTTTGTCGGAGGACATCTGTTTAATATCGCCTTGTCGGTGCTGGGAGCGTTTGTCCACTCGCTGCGGCTTCAGTTTGTGGAGTTTTTCCCGAAATTTTTCACCGGAGGCGGAAAAGATTTTGTTCCGCTGCAGAAAAAGTTTCAGTATGTTGAAATTCGCAAATAA
- a CDS encoding cytidylate kinase-like family protein: MSKPTLSAYLRDHLENVNRKQEPGPFLTISRQFGCDGFELGQYLLEKLNQRDELGRWKLYYKELLKQLAEDTGLTEELIERERRAKPSLFKDFLRGLRKGNVPDGYEIRNKIMLMVRTIAYEGYAIIIGQGSASATYDIENGLSIRVEAPRDWRIARVSIREKIDKTAAAVKIDEIDKEREFMRRLYEEKNPREPAFAITLDNSIFKKEQMADLILLAMEQKGLIGPAKK, encoded by the coding sequence ATGAGCAAGCCGACCCTATCCGCCTATCTTCGTGACCATTTAGAGAATGTGAATCGAAAACAGGAGCCCGGCCCTTTTTTGACCATTTCGAGGCAGTTCGGCTGTGATGGATTTGAACTGGGACAGTATCTTCTGGAAAAACTCAATCAGCGTGACGAATTGGGCCGTTGGAAACTGTATTATAAAGAGCTGCTCAAGCAGCTGGCGGAGGATACCGGCCTGACCGAGGAGTTGATTGAACGGGAGCGACGAGCTAAGCCCAGTCTTTTCAAGGACTTTCTGCGAGGTTTGCGAAAAGGAAATGTTCCGGACGGGTACGAAATCCGCAATAAAATTATGCTGATGGTGCGCACCATTGCTTATGAAGGGTATGCGATTATTATCGGACAGGGCAGTGCATCGGCGACCTATGACATCGAGAACGGATTAAGCATTCGGGTTGAAGCACCGAGAGATTGGAGAATTGCGAGGGTGAGTATTCGTGAGAAAATAGATAAAACAGCGGCGGCTGTTAAAATAGATGAAATAGACAAAGAACGCGAATTTATGCGGCGTCTTTATGAAGAAAAAAATCCGCGCGAGCCGGCATTCGCTATTACGCTGGACAATTCGATTTTCAAAAAAGAGCAGATGGCAGATTTGATTCTTCTGGCAATGGAACAAAAGGGGCTCATTGGGCCTGCCAAAAAGTAA